From the genome of Mycobacterium dioxanotrophicus, one region includes:
- a CDS encoding NIPSNAP family protein yields MKKFYGHTLLYLHETIDLGAGNAEGFTQRFSDTYHPMMAELGARLFAVWETTPYNGHWPQATVIWEIDTFADYARIGKAQAAGGSHEMPARQWSAYLSELGARGEGRIMYAGKYNRTLAQLRAENFGAGLVIQEIMQTKPGRQDDYIRELERLYVPWSESTGKRWLGSFITTFRFNEVIHYWALDGDWDCFENHYPSWKDSPPAEIVTWMSVAPALRDGWEDSILAALPPSPLK; encoded by the coding sequence ATGAAGAAGTTCTACGGTCACACGCTGCTGTATCTGCACGAGACCATCGACCTGGGCGCGGGCAACGCTGAAGGATTCACGCAGAGGTTCAGCGACACGTACCACCCCATGATGGCCGAGCTCGGCGCCCGCCTGTTCGCCGTCTGGGAGACCACGCCCTATAACGGCCACTGGCCGCAGGCGACCGTCATCTGGGAAATCGACACCTTCGCCGACTACGCCCGGATCGGCAAAGCCCAGGCCGCCGGTGGCAGCCACGAGATGCCGGCCCGGCAGTGGTCGGCGTACCTGTCGGAACTCGGCGCCCGCGGCGAGGGGCGGATCATGTACGCCGGCAAGTACAACCGGACGCTGGCACAGCTGCGGGCGGAGAACTTCGGTGCGGGACTGGTGATCCAGGAGATCATGCAGACCAAGCCGGGCCGCCAGGACGACTACATCCGTGAGCTGGAACGGCTCTACGTGCCATGGTCGGAGTCGACGGGCAAGCGCTGGCTCGGCTCGTTCATCACCACGTTCCGGTTCAACGAGGTGATCCACTACTGGGCCCTGGACGGCGACTGGGACTGCTTCGAAAACCACTACCCGTCCTGGAAGGACAGCCCGCCCGCGGAGATCGTCACCTGGATGAGCGTCGCCCCTGCGCTGCGCGACGGGTGGGAGGACTCGATCCTCGCCGCCTTACCCCCGTCACCGCTGAAGTAG
- a CDS encoding zinc-binding dehydrogenase, with the protein MWCHRLVAPYTFERIDVAEPAPESLVEGQVLLDFLAAGICGSDLPGFRGTQGKLPGDTGRNAAGINGFPVHEIAGEVLASRHPAHRPGDRVVGWASGFDGLMGRVVSDGDGLVSYDPALSPALAVGLQPLACVLYAVEQLPELTGRHVAVIGQGSIGLLFSYVAKAFGAAQITGVDPVDRSGFGTQFRVDTAIRASSDRWVTHLGATDRADVVIEAVGHQVATLNHALTAAAFGGTVFYFGVPDDDSYPISMRTMLRNNLTLKSGVTLDRRRVLQRAADFAAAHPDLLPGYVTHTFGIDDVQSAFELAARPVPGRVKIAICA; encoded by the coding sequence ATGTGGTGTCATCGCCTCGTCGCGCCATACACGTTCGAACGCATCGACGTCGCCGAGCCGGCGCCGGAATCGCTCGTAGAAGGCCAGGTTCTACTGGATTTCCTGGCCGCCGGGATCTGCGGCAGCGACCTGCCCGGCTTCCGCGGCACCCAGGGCAAGCTACCGGGCGACACCGGCCGTAACGCCGCAGGGATCAACGGTTTTCCGGTCCACGAGATCGCCGGCGAAGTGCTCGCCAGCCGGCATCCCGCGCATCGACCCGGCGATCGGGTGGTCGGCTGGGCATCGGGTTTCGACGGTCTCATGGGCCGCGTGGTCTCCGACGGCGACGGGCTGGTGTCCTACGACCCGGCACTGAGCCCGGCCCTGGCGGTCGGGCTGCAACCGCTGGCGTGCGTGCTCTACGCCGTCGAGCAGTTGCCCGAGCTGACGGGCCGGCATGTCGCGGTCATCGGGCAGGGCTCGATCGGCCTGCTGTTCTCCTATGTGGCAAAGGCTTTCGGTGCAGCACAGATCACCGGCGTCGACCCGGTCGACCGGTCCGGGTTCGGCACGCAGTTCAGGGTGGACACCGCCATTCGCGCCAGCAGCGACCGGTGGGTCACCCACCTCGGCGCCACCGATCGGGCCGATGTGGTCATCGAAGCCGTCGGGCATCAGGTCGCCACACTCAACCACGCACTGACGGCGGCGGCGTTCGGCGGCACGGTGTTCTACTTCGGCGTCCCCGACGACGACAGCTACCCGATCAGCATGCGAACCATGCTGCGTAACAATCTGACGCTGAAATCCGGTGTGACACTGGACCGCCGGCGGGTGCTCCAACGGGCCGCGGACTTCGCCGCCGCGCATCCCGACCTGCTGCCCGGCTACGTCACCCACACGTTCGGCATCGACGACGTGCAGAGCGCCTTCGAGTTGGCCGCCCGGCCGGTGCCCGGGCGGGTCAAGATAGCGATCTGCGCATGA
- a CDS encoding cytochrome P450: MIQSDFTYDPFAPEVMANPLPYYRTLRDEYPVYYLDKWDTYALSRFDDIWEVLGITDGTFVASEGTLPAATVLADHNDGPVPDPPLHPMPFHANFDSPIYETVRRCTSAQFRPRSAARLADRIRILANERLDELLPRGTFDLTQDYAGIVAAAMVCEFVGLPADLAPDVLATVNAGSLAQPGEGVEIGNARPGYLSYLTPIVARRRAAGADGTVVIADSLIDFRLPDGSAFTDMEAAVQMLGVFIGGTETVPKITATGLWQLHRHPDQLAAVRCDLAGNVPIAREEIIRHSAPAQWFARTVRRPYTIHDTTITPGQRVITLLASAARDEREYDHPDDFVWNRPIERLLSFGRGQHFCLGVHVARLEITIMIEEWLKRVPDYHIVEQAASRPPSSFQWGWNSIPVEV; this comes from the coding sequence ATGATCCAGTCGGACTTCACCTACGACCCATTCGCCCCCGAGGTGATGGCCAACCCGCTGCCGTACTACCGGACCCTCCGCGACGAGTACCCCGTGTACTACCTCGACAAGTGGGACACCTATGCGCTGTCCCGCTTCGACGACATCTGGGAGGTGCTCGGCATCACCGACGGAACTTTCGTCGCCTCAGAGGGCACCCTGCCCGCCGCGACCGTGCTGGCGGACCACAATGACGGCCCGGTGCCCGATCCGCCGTTGCACCCCATGCCGTTTCACGCCAACTTCGATTCGCCGATCTACGAGACCGTCCGGCGGTGCACCTCGGCGCAGTTCCGGCCCCGTTCGGCGGCCAGACTGGCCGACCGGATCCGCATCTTGGCCAACGAGCGGCTCGACGAATTGTTGCCGCGGGGCACGTTCGACCTCACCCAGGACTACGCAGGCATCGTCGCGGCCGCGATGGTGTGCGAATTCGTCGGATTACCGGCCGATCTCGCGCCGGACGTGCTGGCCACCGTCAACGCGGGCAGCCTGGCCCAACCGGGGGAGGGCGTCGAGATCGGCAACGCCCGCCCGGGCTATCTGTCGTATCTGACCCCGATCGTGGCACGCCGCCGGGCCGCAGGCGCTGACGGGACCGTGGTGATCGCCGACAGCCTGATCGACTTCAGACTGCCCGACGGCTCGGCCTTCACCGACATGGAGGCCGCCGTGCAGATGCTCGGGGTGTTCATCGGTGGCACCGAAACGGTACCGAAGATCACCGCGACCGGGCTCTGGCAGCTGCACCGCCACCCCGACCAATTGGCAGCCGTACGTTGCGATCTCGCCGGCAACGTGCCGATCGCCCGGGAAGAGATCATCCGGCACAGCGCACCCGCGCAGTGGTTCGCACGAACGGTGCGGCGCCCCTACACCATTCACGACACCACCATCACACCCGGCCAGCGCGTCATCACGTTGCTGGCCTCGGCGGCCCGCGACGAACGGGAGTACGACCATCCGGACGACTTCGTGTGGAACCGACCCATCGAGCGGCTCCTGTCGTTCGGTCGGGGACAACACTTCTGCCTCGGCGTGCACGTGGCGCGCCTCGAGATCACGATCATGATCGAGGAATGGCTCAAGCGCGTGCCCGACTATCACATCGTGGAACAGGCAGCGTCGCGCCCACCGTCGAGCTTCCAATGGGGCTGGAACAGCATCCCGGTGGAGGTCTAG
- a CDS encoding SMP-30/gluconolactonase/LRE family protein has translation MTVEAGLARTTQLANGFCFGEGPRWFEGLLWFSDMLGEAVHTVTLGGALTTLPLPGHTPSGLGFRPDGALLIVSTERRQVLVYDGDTVELFADLSAVVPAALGDMVIDARGRAYVGSQARSGGGERSDGECSGVVVRIDPDRTVHVVADDLDFPNGMVITPDGSTLIVAESTGRRLTAFTIDSEGGLSGRRIFADGLDGPPDGLAIDAEGGVWTALTLAHEFQRIIEGGAVTDRVDVGERTAIACALGGPEGRTLFLVTTTDAYPQRLIGTKLSRVEALMVDVPAPGDHEHGHHH, from the coding sequence ATGACGGTTGAAGCCGGACTGGCACGGACGACACAACTGGCCAACGGATTCTGCTTCGGCGAAGGTCCGCGCTGGTTCGAGGGGCTGCTGTGGTTCTCCGACATGCTCGGCGAGGCCGTGCACACGGTGACCCTGGGCGGGGCATTGACGACGCTGCCACTGCCCGGACATACACCGTCCGGCTTGGGTTTTCGGCCAGACGGCGCCCTGCTGATCGTCTCCACCGAGCGCCGTCAGGTGCTGGTCTACGACGGCGACACCGTGGAGCTGTTTGCCGATCTGAGCGCGGTGGTCCCGGCCGCGCTCGGCGACATGGTGATCGATGCGCGCGGGCGTGCTTATGTCGGCTCGCAGGCGCGCTCGGGCGGGGGCGAGCGCAGCGACGGGGAATGTTCCGGCGTCGTCGTGCGGATCGACCCCGACCGCACGGTGCACGTCGTCGCCGATGACCTCGACTTTCCCAACGGCATGGTCATCACGCCCGACGGCAGCACCCTCATCGTCGCGGAATCCACCGGGCGCCGCCTGACCGCGTTCACCATCGACTCCGAGGGCGGGCTCAGCGGCCGCCGGATCTTCGCCGACGGGCTCGACGGCCCGCCGGACGGATTGGCGATCGACGCCGAAGGCGGTGTGTGGACGGCGTTGACGCTTGCGCACGAGTTCCAGCGCATCATCGAGGGCGGTGCTGTCACCGATCGTGTCGACGTCGGCGAGCGCACTGCGATCGCGTGCGCGCTCGGCGGCCCCGAGGGACGCACCCTGTTCCTGGTCACCACCACCGACGCTTATCCGCAGCGGCTGATCGGCACGAAGCTCTCCCGCGTCGAGGCGCTCATGGTCGATGTACCGGCGCCGGGCGACCACGAGCACGGCCACCACCACTGA
- a CDS encoding SRPBCC family protein: MGIVTTSSETVYRQSAETVYDFVTNPANWTRTYPGEPRISGLPSALPLRVGDTWHESHPSADRIFTWQLGVATRPWRWMFASVGRLGVDSNGAGGLEGRMTVEYRFTRPGENLTLFSRTMTIEADRHAPLPDGFFRIVNPAHIDAYHAAVARELGAV; the protein is encoded by the coding sequence CTCCGAGACGGTGTATCGGCAGTCCGCGGAGACCGTGTACGACTTCGTGACCAATCCGGCCAACTGGACCAGGACCTATCCGGGCGAGCCGCGGATCAGCGGGCTGCCCTCGGCCCTGCCGTTGCGGGTCGGCGACACCTGGCACGAGTCTCATCCGAGCGCCGATCGGATCTTCACCTGGCAACTCGGCGTCGCGACCCGTCCATGGCGGTGGATGTTCGCGTCGGTCGGGCGGCTCGGCGTCGACAGCAACGGTGCCGGCGGGCTGGAAGGTCGTATGACGGTCGAGTACCGCTTCACCCGGCCGGGTGAGAATCTGACGTTGTTCAGTCGCACCATGACGATCGAGGCCGACCGGCATGCACCGCTGCCGGACGGTTTCTTCCGGATCGTGAACCCGGCTCACATCGACGCCTACCACGCCGCGGTGGCGCGGGAACTCGGCGCAGTTTAA
- a CDS encoding alpha/beta hydrolase: MSWLDRLDPALHHLAGARTDLSVQHLGAVRASLDQRRRDAARTLDTSGVAITGARIMLGRRTLALRIYRGGPSPAPAVVYCHSGGFVLGNLDVDQIQCVELARQGRCTVIAMDYRLAPEHPFPAALDDAMAVLRWVAARADDLDIDATRIAVAGSSAGGALAAVLAQCSAAASAPPIVFQLLHQPALDDRPTGSKAEFGDTPGFDAPAAAAMWRHYLAGQEGAAAAVPARAATLDGLAPALITCSELDPLRDEALDYARRLLAAGVSTELHVFPGACHGFDSLLPHGEMSRHLHTMQGSALTRGLS; the protein is encoded by the coding sequence GTGTCCTGGCTGGATCGCCTCGACCCGGCGTTGCATCACCTTGCCGGCGCGCGCACCGATCTGTCGGTCCAACATCTCGGTGCGGTGCGCGCGTCGCTGGATCAGCGGCGCCGCGACGCTGCGCGAACGCTGGACACCTCGGGCGTCGCGATCACCGGCGCCCGCATCATGCTCGGACGGCGGACGCTCGCGCTGCGCATCTACCGCGGCGGGCCGTCGCCCGCGCCTGCCGTCGTCTACTGCCATTCCGGGGGTTTCGTCCTCGGCAACCTCGATGTCGACCAGATCCAGTGCGTCGAACTCGCCCGGCAGGGCCGGTGCACGGTGATCGCCATGGACTACCGGCTGGCGCCCGAGCATCCGTTCCCGGCGGCGCTCGACGACGCCATGGCGGTGCTGAGGTGGGTGGCCGCGCGTGCGGACGACCTCGACATCGACGCCACGCGGATCGCCGTGGCGGGCAGCAGCGCCGGCGGTGCCCTGGCCGCTGTGCTGGCCCAGTGTTCGGCCGCGGCATCGGCTCCGCCGATCGTGTTCCAGCTGTTGCACCAGCCCGCGCTCGACGACCGCCCGACCGGCTCGAAGGCCGAATTCGGTGATACCCCCGGCTTCGACGCACCTGCCGCCGCCGCGATGTGGCGACACTATCTGGCCGGGCAGGAAGGTGCAGCCGCTGCGGTTCCGGCGCGCGCCGCGACGCTCGACGGACTCGCGCCGGCGCTCATCACCTGCTCGGAGCTCGATCCGCTGCGCGACGAGGCGCTCGACTACGCGCGACGTTTGCTGGCCGCCGGGGTCAGTACGGAACTGCATGTGTTTCCCGGCGCCTGTCACGGCTTCGATTCGCTTTTGCCGCACGGGGAGATGAGCCGGCACCTGCACACCATGCAGGGCTCCGCACTGACGCGCGGGCTGTCGTGA
- a CDS encoding HpcH/HpaI aldolase family protein has protein sequence MSRFAEALASRTQIWGGWVVAPTIIGPEEFAAAGYHYVGFDVQHGYLDDADVAMLLRRTEHLPIATAVRLPSADPAPIGRVLDAGADAVIVAMVENPDQAARAVAAARYAPAGVRSFGPLRASLGHDPAALESRVSVFVMIETARGLAALDEICAVPGLAGLYVGPADLAISMGFAPADAWTHPEVRAATARIRKTITAAGLVAGIHAGSGKLGNLFAQEGFRMITLASESQALRRGAADHLSDAIGETRRATERGGYN, from the coding sequence ATGAGCAGATTCGCCGAGGCGCTGGCCTCCCGCACTCAGATCTGGGGTGGCTGGGTGGTGGCCCCCACGATCATCGGTCCCGAGGAATTCGCCGCCGCCGGCTACCACTACGTCGGATTCGACGTCCAGCACGGCTATCTCGACGACGCCGACGTTGCGATGCTGCTGCGCCGCACCGAGCACCTGCCGATCGCCACCGCGGTGCGGCTGCCCTCGGCCGACCCCGCTCCGATCGGCCGCGTGCTCGACGCAGGCGCCGACGCCGTGATCGTCGCCATGGTGGAGAACCCCGACCAGGCCGCACGAGCGGTCGCCGCTGCCCGCTACGCGCCCGCGGGGGTGCGTAGCTTCGGCCCGTTGCGCGCGAGCCTGGGCCACGACCCGGCTGCGCTGGAATCCCGGGTCAGCGTGTTCGTGATGATCGAGACGGCGCGGGGGCTCGCGGCCCTCGACGAGATCTGCGCCGTGCCCGGGCTGGCCGGGCTCTACGTCGGGCCCGCCGACCTGGCGATCTCGATGGGTTTCGCGCCCGCAGACGCCTGGACTCACCCCGAGGTCCGCGCTGCGACCGCCCGGATCCGCAAGACGATCACCGCGGCCGGGCTGGTGGCGGGCATCCACGCCGGCTCGGGAAAGCTCGGAAACCTGTTCGCGCAGGAAGGCTTCCGCATGATCACGCTGGCTTCGGAGTCCCAGGCGCTACGCCGCGGTGCGGCCGATCATCTCAGCGACGCAATCGGCGAGACCCGCCGCGCTACCGAAAGAGGAGGCTACAACTGA
- a CDS encoding SDR family NAD(P)-dependent oxidoreductase yields the protein MTGAARGQGAAIVRRLVADAYRVTAADLMIDELVTGTEEFGDQVLAIELDVTSPAQWRAAVDATVARFGTLSALVNNAGVLHRASIADETPGAFENSWRVNCLGPFLGIQAALQPLRRARGAAVVNTCSTGAIRPFAHHAAYGASKWALRGLTQVAAAELGPDGIRVNAVFPGPVQTPMLDETTQARLAQRATLGRLGRPTEIADAVAFLLSERAAFITGSELVVDGGQCLQIG from the coding sequence GTGACCGGTGCCGCCCGCGGTCAGGGCGCGGCCATCGTGCGCCGACTGGTGGCCGACGCCTACCGGGTGACCGCAGCCGATCTCATGATCGACGAGTTGGTCACGGGTACAGAGGAATTCGGTGATCAGGTGCTCGCGATCGAACTCGATGTGACCTCGCCCGCGCAGTGGCGCGCAGCGGTCGACGCCACGGTTGCCCGGTTCGGTACGCTGAGCGCCCTGGTCAACAACGCCGGGGTGCTACACCGGGCCTCGATCGCCGACGAGACGCCGGGAGCGTTCGAAAACTCTTGGCGGGTCAACTGTCTCGGCCCATTCCTCGGCATCCAGGCCGCACTTCAACCACTGCGGCGGGCCCGCGGAGCGGCCGTCGTCAACACCTGCAGCACCGGGGCGATCCGGCCCTTTGCGCACCACGCGGCGTACGGCGCGTCGAAATGGGCGCTGCGCGGACTCACCCAGGTGGCCGCAGCCGAACTGGGGCCCGACGGTATCCGCGTCAACGCGGTGTTCCCCGGCCCGGTCCAGACCCCGATGCTCGACGAGACCACCCAGGCGCGGCTCGCGCAGCGGGCCACCCTGGGCCGGCTGGGACGGCCGACCGAAATCGCCGACGCTGTCGCGTTCCTGCTCTCCGAGCGGGCCGCGTTCATCACGGGTTCCGAGCTCGTCGTCGACGGCGGCCAATGCCTGCAGATCGGATGA
- a CDS encoding flavin-containing monooxygenase, producing the protein MPADRMTRMPTSPSVGIIGAGPGGLALGIFLKKAGFDDFTIFDREDGVGGTWRINTYPGLACDVKSHLYSYSFDLNAGWSRLWSGQAEILAYFERSAQRHRLGPHLKLNTEVTAAHWDAATLTWRLTTATGEQHRFDVVVSAVGLFTRPVMPDLVEEEPFTGTLMHSARWDHDVRLDGARVAVLGTGSTASQLLPELAKVAAKVYSVQRSPTWILPKPDRAYTDRERWLFAQVPFAKRIYRTRLWLRSEANISVIEHGSDKTKEFRDVALKMLETAVAEPELRSVLTPDHPLGCKRLVFSSHFIPALTRPNVEVIASPARALKARSLVTADGRELDVDVVVCATGYAATDYLGQIEVVGEGGTRLHDTWRDGAFAYLGMAVPGFPNFFMLYGPNTNVGSNSVIFVLEAQARYVVRALKHLRRKRKSYVAVTPAAMARFIADVDRWMQGTVWLTRCSSYFRAPSGRVVTQWPRSARAFWTMTRRFRSADYTFVPPASATTPAAHSTSVGAQG; encoded by the coding sequence ATGCCTGCAGATCGGATGACGCGGATGCCCACATCGCCATCAGTCGGGATCATCGGCGCCGGACCTGGTGGGCTGGCGCTCGGAATCTTCCTGAAGAAGGCGGGTTTCGACGACTTCACGATCTTCGACCGCGAAGATGGCGTCGGCGGGACGTGGCGGATCAACACCTACCCGGGGCTGGCGTGCGATGTGAAATCGCACCTGTACTCCTACTCGTTCGACCTCAACGCCGGCTGGTCGCGGCTGTGGTCCGGTCAAGCGGAGATCCTGGCCTACTTCGAACGCAGCGCGCAGCGCCACCGGCTGGGCCCGCACCTGAAACTCAATACCGAAGTGACCGCTGCGCATTGGGACGCCGCCACCTTGACCTGGCGGCTGACCACCGCGACCGGTGAACAACACCGGTTCGACGTCGTGGTCTCGGCGGTGGGGCTGTTCACCAGGCCGGTGATGCCGGATCTCGTCGAGGAAGAACCCTTCACCGGCACCCTCATGCATTCAGCCCGCTGGGACCACGACGTGCGCCTTGACGGTGCGCGGGTCGCGGTGCTCGGCACCGGGTCGACGGCCTCGCAACTGCTGCCGGAACTAGCCAAGGTCGCCGCCAAGGTGTACTCCGTGCAGCGGTCACCGACCTGGATCCTGCCGAAGCCGGACCGCGCCTACACCGACCGTGAGCGCTGGCTCTTCGCCCAGGTGCCGTTCGCCAAGAGGATCTACCGGACGCGGCTGTGGCTGCGCAGCGAGGCGAACATCTCGGTGATCGAGCACGGCAGCGACAAGACCAAGGAGTTCCGCGACGTCGCGCTGAAGATGCTGGAAACTGCTGTCGCCGAACCAGAATTGCGCTCCGTGCTGACCCCTGATCACCCGCTGGGCTGCAAGCGGCTGGTGTTCTCCTCGCACTTCATCCCCGCCCTGACGCGTCCCAACGTTGAGGTGATCGCCAGCCCCGCCCGCGCGCTCAAGGCCCGGTCGCTGGTCACGGCCGACGGCCGCGAACTCGACGTCGATGTGGTGGTATGCGCGACCGGTTATGCGGCCACCGACTATCTGGGGCAGATCGAGGTGGTCGGGGAGGGCGGCACGCGCCTGCACGACACGTGGCGCGACGGCGCCTTCGCGTATCTGGGCATGGCTGTGCCCGGTTTCCCGAACTTCTTCATGCTGTACGGGCCGAACACCAACGTCGGCTCCAACAGTGTCATATTCGTGCTGGAGGCCCAGGCGCGCTACGTGGTGCGGGCGCTGAAACATCTTCGGCGCAAACGCAAATCGTATGTGGCGGTGACGCCTGCGGCGATGGCGCGGTTCATCGCCGACGTCGACCGGTGGATGCAGGGCACGGTGTGGCTGACCCGATGCAGCAGTTACTTCCGCGCACCCAGCGGGCGGGTGGTGACCCAGTGGCCGCGCAGTGCCCGGGCGTTCTGGACGATGACGCGTCGATTCCGTTCTGCCGACTACACTTTCGTCCCGCCCGCGTCGGCCACCACCCCGGCCGCGCACAGCACGTCTGTCGGCGCGCAGGGATAG
- a CDS encoding thioesterase family protein: MSDSYYELIDEDQLGERFRATDMVRGTWSAAIQHAAPVSALLVRALERCERRPDTRCSRVVVDLMGGVPSEGELWVTAHMQRPGRQIELVSAEMLAPGPDGTPRTVARASSWRMLQLDTTALTQARAAPLPPLEQARSRDMAKHWEPNYVHSLDWRWLTVPQAPGPGESWLKPTVDLVKGESLTPLQRLFTVADDANGIGSKIDIREWTFLNTDLVVHVHRLPDGEWIGIRADTNYGPDGIGTTVGTLFDQTGPVGAIQQSVLVRARRRPPS; this comes from the coding sequence ATGTCGGATTCGTATTACGAGCTGATCGACGAGGATCAGCTCGGCGAGAGGTTTCGGGCCACCGACATGGTGCGGGGCACCTGGTCGGCCGCCATCCAGCACGCTGCTCCGGTATCGGCCCTGCTGGTGCGGGCACTGGAACGCTGCGAGCGGAGGCCGGACACGCGCTGCAGCCGGGTGGTGGTCGACCTCATGGGTGGCGTGCCGTCCGAGGGCGAACTCTGGGTGACAGCGCACATGCAGCGGCCCGGCAGGCAGATCGAGTTGGTGAGCGCCGAGATGCTCGCGCCCGGGCCGGACGGCACACCGAGAACCGTTGCGCGAGCGAGCAGTTGGCGCATGTTGCAGCTGGACACCACGGCGTTGACGCAGGCGCGCGCCGCACCGCTGCCACCGCTGGAGCAGGCCCGCAGTCGCGACATGGCCAAGCACTGGGAGCCCAACTACGTGCACAGCCTGGATTGGCGGTGGCTGACGGTGCCGCAGGCGCCCGGGCCCGGCGAATCGTGGCTCAAGCCCACCGTCGACCTCGTCAAGGGCGAGTCTTTGACGCCGCTGCAGCGGCTGTTCACCGTGGCCGACGACGCCAACGGCATCGGTTCCAAGATCGACATCCGCGAATGGACGTTCCTCAACACCGATCTCGTCGTGCACGTGCATCGGTTGCCCGACGGCGAGTGGATCGGCATCCGGGCCGACACCAACTACGGGCCCGACGGTATCGGCACCACGGTGGGCACGCTGTTCGACCAGACCGGGCCCGTTGGCGCCATCCAGCAGTCGGTCCTGGTCCGCGCCCGCCGCCGCCCACCTTCTTAG
- a CDS encoding MinD/ParA family ATP-binding protein, whose amino-acid sequence MSADNDRLGYSRDPKHAKDPAPYGEADALFGGSVTSLTNGGSRHGDVPAGAPPVIQAPALSVVAPDPTEAEITAKLQPIPPRPPWPLQDGLQAVDGWAGPNSGVGLSEHRAVDNLARVGVRPTVKMHSQRGWRGLLYRTTRLNLGLSRDELYELDLYARIRRNARDSYQIGVFGLKGGVGKTAVAVALGSTLSKVRGDRILAIDADPASGNLADRVGRQSAATVSDLLAAKDLSRYNDIRGFTSMNESKLEVLSGLEYSAASRAFNDADWKAATDIVSQHYNLVIADCAADMFQPAARAALSTVSGAVIVASASIDGARQAAVTLDWLWQNGHRDLLNRTCVVVNHVGSRRPNVDTGALVTQFQKHLPPGRVFVLPWDKHIACGTEIHLDLLRPRFQRRILELAAALSDDFDGPVAT is encoded by the coding sequence ATGTCGGCCGACAACGACCGGCTCGGGTACTCCCGCGACCCCAAGCACGCCAAGGACCCCGCACCCTACGGCGAGGCCGACGCCCTGTTCGGCGGATCTGTCACGTCGCTGACCAACGGCGGGTCCCGGCACGGTGACGTGCCGGCGGGAGCCCCGCCGGTGATCCAGGCGCCCGCGCTCTCGGTCGTGGCGCCGGATCCGACAGAGGCCGAGATCACCGCCAAGCTCCAGCCAATCCCGCCGCGGCCGCCGTGGCCCCTGCAGGACGGGCTGCAGGCGGTCGACGGCTGGGCAGGCCCCAACAGCGGAGTCGGTCTGAGCGAGCATCGGGCGGTCGACAATCTGGCGCGCGTCGGCGTGCGTCCGACGGTCAAGATGCACTCCCAGCGTGGCTGGCGCGGGCTGCTGTACCGCACCACCCGGCTGAATCTGGGGCTTTCGCGCGACGAGCTCTATGAACTCGACCTGTATGCCCGCATCCGTCGTAACGCCAGGGACTCGTACCAGATCGGCGTCTTCGGCCTCAAAGGCGGCGTCGGGAAGACGGCTGTCGCGGTCGCGCTCGGTTCGACGCTGAGCAAGGTGCGCGGTGACCGGATCCTTGCCATCGATGCCGATCCCGCCAGCGGCAACCTCGCGGACCGGGTCGGGCGGCAGTCAGCGGCGACCGTGTCGGATCTGCTCGCCGCCAAAGATCTGTCGCGCTACAACGACATCCGCGGATTCACCAGCATGAACGAATCGAAGCTCGAGGTGCTGTCCGGCCTCGAGTACAGCGCCGCGTCCCGCGCGTTCAACGACGCCGACTGGAAAGCCGCCACCGACATCGTTTCGCAGCACTACAACTTGGTGATCGCCGACTGCGCCGCGGACATGTTCCAGCCCGCGGCCCGGGCCGCGCTGAGCACCGTCTCGGGGGCTGTGATCGTGGCGAGCGCCTCGATCGACGGCGCCCGCCAGGCCGCGGTGACGCTCGACTGGCTGTGGCAGAACGGCCACCGTGACCTGCTGAACCGGACGTGCGTGGTGGTCAATCACGTCGGCTCACGCCGGCCCAACGTCGACACCGGCGCGCTCGTGACGCAGTTTCAGAAGCACCTGCCTCCCGGCCGGGTGTTCGTGCTGCCCTGGGACAAGCACATCGCCTGCGGCACCGAGATCCACCTCGACCTGCTCCGACCGCGGTTCCAGCGGCGGATCCTGGAGCTCGCCGCCGCGCTGTCGGACGATTTCGACGGACCCGTCGCCACTTAA